TAATCATAAAAATACCATGATTACTATATACAAATATAATACTATGTAATATCGCTTCCTTAGAATAAAAACCGGAAGTAATGATTGGAAAAGCAGATAAAGACAATCCACCGATTATAAAACATATATAAATTAATGGCATAGATTTATACAAACCCCCCATTTTAAAGATATTACGTTCATTACGACAAGCAACAATTAAAGAACCAGAAGCAAGAAACAATAAAGCTTTAAAAACAGCATGAGTCACCAAATGAAACATAGCAGCATACCAACCCTGTACACCAAGGGACAAAAACATATAACCAACTTGACTAATCGTAGAATATGCCAAAATTCGTTTAAGATCATTTTGAACTAAAGCAGATACACTGGATATAATTAAAGTTATAGAACCAATAACAGCAACAAATTCTAAAATATTAACAGATACCAAAAATAAAGCATGAGTACGAGAAATTAAATATACCCCGGAAGTTACCATAGTAGCAGCATGAATTAATGCTGATACAGGAGAAGGTGCAACCATAGCATCTGTCAACCATATTTGTAAAGGAAATTGTGCCGATTTACCTATCGAGCCACTCAGTAATAATAATACAGCCCAAGTAATACATAACGATGCTTCTTCTTTCTTTTGAAAAACTAACAAAGATAAATCGGAAAAATTCAATGTACCAAATTGATTATATAAAATAAACAATCCATATATCAGTAATATATCACTAATACGAGTTATTATAAAAGCTTTTAATGCTGCTAATCCATGTAAAACATTAGTATAATAAAATCCTATCAACAAATAACTACATAATCCTACACCTTCCCAGCCTAAGTACATCAATAACAAATTATCCGCAAGAACTAAAATTATCATATTCGCTACAAATAAATTCATATACGCAAAAAAACGAGAATATCCAGCATCACCTTGCATATACCAAGAAGCATATATATGTACCAAAAAACTGACACCTATAACTACAGAAAGCATTACTAAAGATAAACCATCTATCATAAACGACACAGGAATATGCAAATGATCTACAGAAATCCATACCCATAACGATTGCACATATTTATTCATACTAGTAACATGATTAAAATAATCAATAACAATATATACAGTTACCAATCCCGAAAAACCTATACTACCAATACCAATTATGGAAGAAATTTTTTCCTTCCATAAATTATTACAAAAAGATAAAGATAAAAACCCTAATAAAGGAAATAATACTGTCAAATAAATTAAATTCATCCATACATCTCACTAATTTTATCTACATCTAAAATTTGGTAATGACGGTACAAACGTAATACAACCGTTAAACAAATACTAGCCTTAATAGCAGATAAAGTAATTACCAAAATATACATAATATGCCCATCAACTTGATTCAAATATGTACTAACTACTACAAACGCAAATGCTGTAGCATTAATCATAATTTCTAATCCTAGTAAAATAAAAAACAAATTACGTCTAATTATTACTCCTGTTAATCCTATTATAAAAAGAAGACCTACTAAAATAAGTGCGTGAGATAATGGAATCATTACTTCTCCATAAAATTAAAAAATATTAAAATAATAAAAAAATTATTTATTAAATAAATTATTTATTATAAATTATTTATCTTGCCCTAAATGTAATACTACTATTAATCCACTTAATAATAACATTGACGCAATTTCTACTACTAAAAGATAAGGGCCAAACAAAAACAAACCAACATTTCTTGCATCAACTAAATACATATTAATATCATGACTTTTGATATTGCAAAAACTATATAGTAATAACATTAATAATAAGATAGAAGCAAAAATAGCACCCAAACTCATTATAGACCTCAAAACATTAAATTCATCCTTTATCTGAATATTATCAGTATTTAACATCATTATCAAAAATATAAAAAGTACCATAATGGCACCGGCATAAATTATAATCTCTAATGCACCAGCAAAATAAGCTCCCAAAGAAAAAAAACTACAAGAAATAGCTAACAATGAAATAACTAAATACAATAATGCATACAATGGATGAGCATGAATAATAACCTGTAATGTCGCTATAACCGCTACTATGCTAAAAAAATAAAAAACTAATTTCAAATTTATTGTTACTCCTTCTTTTCTCCTAAAATAATGAACAAAACTAAGGTAACAAACTTTTAACATCTACAGGAGAAGTCTCATGTTTACCTTCACCTTTCAATTTACCTTGAATAGCCATACCAGTAGTATGATAAAAATCATAACCACGATATTTACCAGGACCAGAAATTAAAAGATTTTTCTTTTCATAAACTAAATCCTGTCTCTCAAATTCACCCATTTCACAATCTGGTATAAGTTGAATAGCCATAGTAGGACAAGCTTCTTCACACATACCACAAAAAATGCAACGTGAAAAATTAATACGGAAAAACTCTGGATACCAACGACCTTGGTTATTTTCTGATTTTTTTAATGAAATACAACTAACTGGACAAGCTACTGAACATAAATTACAAGCTACACATCTTTCATTCCCATCAGAGTTACGAGTTAATACAATACGACCCCGAAATCTAGGTGACAAATGTAAAGGAACATCAGGATACATTATAGTTTCACGTTTATTAAATATATGTAATCCAGTACTCCAAATACTATGCAAAATGGTTAAAATACTCTTAAAAAAATCTTTAAATTTATAGAATTCAAACATTATATTTATCCATTCTATTTATTTATATACAAAATAATAAAAGCAGTGAATAATAAATTACACAATGTAAGCGGTAAACAAATCTTCCAAGCCATTTTCATAACCTGATCATAACGTGGACGAGGTAAAGATGCACGCACTAAAATAAATAATATTACAAAAAAAATAACCTTCAAAATAAACCAAAAAAATGGCGGCAACCACGGACCCAACCAACCACCAAAAAATAAAGTTACAACTAAAGCTGAAATATTAATTATACCAATATATTCACTAATAAAAAATAAACTAAACTTGATACCAGAATATTCAATATGATAACCACTAGCTAACTCTTGTTCTGCTTCTGGCTGATCAAATGGATGACGATGACAAATTGCAATTCCAGCTAAAAAAAAAGTAATAAACCCAAAAAATTGAGGTACAACATTCCATAAATCCGTTTGTTTATTAACAATAACATTCAAATGTAATGAACCAGATTGAGATACAACGCCCATTAAAGATAAGCCTAAAAAAATTTCATAGCTCAAAGTCTGTGCTGTAGCACGTATAGCACCTATCAAAGAATATTTATTGTTACTTGACCAGCCAGCTAATAGAACAGAATAAACTGTTAATCCAGACATCATTAAAAAAAAAAGTATACCAATATTAAAATCTGCAATAATCCAAGTAGAAGTCACAGGTATTATAATAATAATAACCAACAAAGACACAAAAGAAATCACAGGAGCAAGAACAAAAATAAATCTGTCAGCAAAAGGAGGAATCCAATCCTCTTTAAAAATTATTTTTATCAAGTCTGCTAATAATTGCAAAGATCCACCCCAACCTACTCTATTAGGACCATAACGATTCTGAAATAAACCTAATAGACGACGTTCGAAAAAACTTAAATATGCACCAGAAACAAATATTACTACCAAAGTAATAATAGATCTTTTAATCAATAAACAATTTTCAGTAACGCTTGATAATAAACAATTCATAATAAAATACCTTGCAATTGATTAACTTTCATTCCCAAAAAAGACATAGGAAAACCTGGAAAACCTAACGGTAAACCAAGACAACCCCGACTTAAAAAACTACTAAATTTGACAGGTAAACGTAATTCTTGACCAGAACAACAAAATGATAATAACATTTTATCACTAATACCAATATAATTAGCATCTTCTGTATTAAGCACTACACAAGGTAAAGGCATGCATTTTTGAATAAAAATTGAGCGTTGTGACATTTCTTCACTACCAAATAAATACCAATAAGGCACAATACACCAATTGTCATTTTTATTAAAAACATATTTTGAAGGAACTATATCAAACCAATTTAATTGTATATTACTAATACTCAAAAAACGAATACCATTACTAACGAAATGCGCATGACTATTTAATTCATTCTTAAATTTATTCCAAACTTGTGAAGAATTCCAACCAGGAGCCCACGCAAAAGCAACATGATTATAAGATAAACTACAATAATCAACATTACCTTCCATAGAAAAAGTAAACATAGAATCAACATCTTGCGGAACATAAGAATCATAATCATTAATACTCGCACCCATTACAGTGCGTCCACTACAACGATGTGAAGAACGAGCTAATTTTCGACCATGAACACGAAATGATGCAGAAGGAGCTACCTTTTTTATATCAGTAAATTGAGGCATCTCCTTAATTATAGCATCGAGTGCATGATCAAAACATAACCATTTTAGATTATCATTATTTAAGTAAGAAGAGCGAATCAAATTTAACCAACGCCAGCTTTCTAAAGCTATTACATCTCTATCATAAAAATCTGGTTGATAACATTTAAAAAACCTCTGTGCACGACATTCTTGATTAATTAATGTACCATTACTTTCCGCAAAAGTAGTTGACGGTAAAAATAAGTCAGCCTTTTTATGAAAAGAATAATGCTGATGATCTAATATGATTAATTTTTTGATTTTACCAAATGCTTGATCAACACTTTGCGATATAGCATAACGATAAGGATTATTTTCTAATAAAATAACGCAATCAATTAAACCATGTTGCATGTTATCAAGTGCATCATCTAAACTACCACATGTATCCATCATACCTAATCCAATACTATTAGCATCAGCTACGACAAAAGTAAGTCCAACATTTTTACCAATTTTTTTTAAAGATTTAGCAATATTAGCAGCAGCTGCAATTACGAAATCACTTCCAGCATTACTACCACTAATAATAAGCGGTTTATTAGATTTAATTAAAGCTCTCACTATCATATTCAGTTTTTTTTGTAATACAGGATCAAAATCATTAACTTTAGGAGCTGAATTATCTAAAGCATGAGCAATAGCAAAACCAAAACGTGCTTGTTCATCTATAGTAGCATAATATGTCCATGAAGAAATATCGTCTAATTGAGTACAATCAATATTTGTAATAAACAATGGATATTTAGCATTACAACCAACATTCATAACTGCAGAAGCATGCCACTCAGCAATTTTGTTAAATGATGCTATTGCCTTTGATTTTCTTTTTACAGCTTGGCGAACAGCCAAAGCAATTCGAGCAGCAGTGTGAGTTAAATCTTCCCCCAAAATTACAATAGCATCATAACTTTCTATCTCCTGTAAAGATGGAGTATACACACCACTACTATATAATATATTTAATATCAACTTTAATCTATTAAGTTCACCCTTATGCACACCAGCATAAAAATTATCCTGACCTACTAATTCCCTCAAAGCAAAATTACTTTCAATACTAGCACGAGAAGAGCCGATACCAATTATTGTAGAATGACCATTTTTTAAAAAATTTGTAGCAATCTTTACAGCTTTTTCTGCACTCAAAATAACCCAATTATCAACATTCTTTTTATATACAGGTTTTTTTGGCCGATTTTTAAGATTAACATAATCACAACCAAATCTACCGCGATCACATAAAAAATAACCATTTACAACACTATTATAACGATTTTCGATACGACACAATTCCCCATAACGTTCACCAATAATTATATTACAACCAACACTACATTGATGACAAACACTAGGAGAAAATTGTATATCCCATTTACGAGCATAATGATGTGACTGAGTTTTATCAGTAAATACACCTGTAGGACAAATTTCTATAAGATTACCAGAAAACTCATTTTCTAACATACCATCTTGTATTCGACCAAAATAAATTTGGTCATGTGTACCATAAACACCAAAATCCTTACCATCTGCATAATCTTTATAATAACGTACACAACGATAACAAGTTATACAACGATTCATCTCATGAGAAATAAAAGGTCCTAAATATTGATTATGATAAGTCCGTTTTTTAAAACGATAACGACGCGAATTCTGCCCCGCCATAACAGTCATATCTTGTAAGTGACAATTACCCCCTTCTTCACATATAGGACAGTCATGAGGGTGGTTAATCATAAGTAACTCTATTATATTACGTCTAAACCTTTTTATTTCTTCATCATACAGTGATACACACATACCATTTGATACTGGAGTCATACAAGACATTATTAATTTTCCTTGATGTACATCATTATTCACATAGTGTTTAATTGCACACTGACGACAAGCTCCAACACTACCAAGTACTGGATGCCAGCAAAAATATGGAATATTAAAGCCAAGAGAAAGGCAAACAGCTAATAAATTAGTTGATTCATCCATAATATCATAATTTTTCCCATCTATATTAATCACGCCCATAATTTATAACTCGAATAAAAAATTTTATAATTAATTTTTTAATAAATTTGATGTAACATCATAAAAAAATAATACTAAACAATTATAACGTACTTAATTGTAATAAAATAAATAGGCATCTACATAACTTTAAGTAAAGTTACTTTACTGCTTTTAAAAAATTATCTATACATCATCTGTATGACGCAACTTGATAATAAAATCACTTGAAATACCTTCTTCAAATTCTTCCATAAAATACTTCAATGCACTTTGTAAAGGCTCTATAGCACCAGGAGCATGAGCACAAAAAGTTTTTCCAGGGCCTAGAATAAAACATAATTCTTCAAGAATTTTAACATCTCCCGGGTGACCAGTTTTTTCTTCCAATGACATTAATAATTTAACTATCCAAGGTAAACCATCTCGACAAGGAGTGCACCATCCGCAAGACTCCCTAGCAAAAAACTCTTCCAAATTACGCACTAAAGATACCATACTCATCTCATGATCCACAACCATAGCAATAGCCGTACCTAAACGACTACCAGCTATACTCACTGTATCAAAATCCATATTAATATCTAAATGGTCATAAGTAAAAAACGCGGTACTTGCTCCTCCAGGCTGCCAGGCCTTTAAATGCAGGCCCGCGCACATACCGCCAGCATAATCCTCTAAAATTTCACGCGCAGAAGTACCAAAAGGTAATTCCCAAACACCTGGATTATTCACTCTACCGGAAAACCCCATTAATTTTGTACCAGTGTCTTGACTCTTTTTGGCAGAAATATTTTTGTACCAATTTATTCCATGTTCAACAATTGCAGGTAAATTACACAAAGTTTCCACATTATTAATACAAGTAGGTTTACCCCATAATCCTACAGTGGCAGGAAAAGGAGGTTTAGCACGTGGAATGGGTCGTTTACCTTCCAAAGAATTAATCAATGCAGTCTCTTCTCCACAAATATAACGACCGGCTCCAGTATGTAAATATATTTTAAAATTAAAACCACTACCAAGTATATTAGTTCCAATTAACCCAATATCGATAGCTTCTTGAATGGCACGTAATAAATATAAAGATACATTAACATATTCATAACGTAAAAAAATATAACTACAAACAGCTTGAATTGCATAGCCAGCAATTAATATACCTTCTATTAAAAGATGCGGTAATCTTTCCATAAGAAATCGATCTTTATAAGTACCAGGTTCCATTTCATCTGCATTACACAACAAATAACGAATATCACCCATTGTATACGCTGATGGCATCAAACTCCATTTAACACCAGTAAAAAAACCAGCACCGCCACGTCCCCTTAAACCAGAATTTTTAATTAACGCAACAACTTCATCATGCTGCATATATTTTAATATTTTGCGTATACTAACATAACCATTTTTACTCTGATATTCCTTTAACCATACTGGCTGATCGTCTTCACGCATTCTCCAAGTAAGAGGATGTGTTTCAGGAGTTCGTGGATAAATAAAATTCATTGATATTTTTCCAATATATAAAAAATAGATTCTGGAGTTAATTTTACATAGGTCTCATCATCTATCATCATTACAGGACTTTGATCACATTTTCCTAAACAACACGTGGGCAACAAAGTAAACTTACCATCGTCACTCGTTTCACCAATATTTATTTTTAATATTTTTTCTAAAATCATCTTTATTTTGTGATAACCCATAATATAACATACAACGCTATCACAAAAACGAATTATATGTTGACCAACCGGTTTACGGAAAATTTGATTATAAAATGTAGCTATTTCTTCTAAATCACACTGAGTAACATTTAAAGCTTGAGCAATGCTCCCAATAATGTTATCTGAAATCCAACCTCTCTTTCTTTGAACAATCTTTAACGCTTCTATCGCAGCAGCACGTGTGTTCTCACAATGAGATATTTCTCGTTGTATAGCACATAATTCCTCTTTACTTAAAAAAGATTTTTGAATCTTCATGTGTTTAATAGTAAACAATTAACGTTCATACAAAATCACTTCTAATATATAAATTAACGATCCACATCTGACATAACAAAATCAATACTACCTAGATATACAATTAAATCTGATATGACACTGCCACGAATTACTGAAGGAATTTGCTGTAAATGAGGAAAACTAGGCGTACGAATTCTTGTTCTGTAACTCATACTGCTACCATCACTTATTAAATAATAACTATTAATACCTTTAGTAGCTTCAACCATTTGAAAAGATTCATTAACTGGTATTATTGTTCCCCAAGAAACTTGTAAAAAATGTGTAATAAGCGTTTCAATATGTTGAAATACATGTTCTTTAACTGGGGGTGTAGTTAAAGGATGATCTGCTTTAAAAGGACCTGGAGGCATATTATCTAAGCATTGCTGTAAAATACGTAAACTTTGATATATTTCCTCTAATTTTAATATGACACGATTGTAACAATCACTTATACCATTACCTATAGGTATCTCAAAATCAAAATTATCATATCCAGAATAAGGACGATATTTTCGTACATCAAAATCAATTCCAGTAGCACGTAAACCTGCACCAGTAACTCCCCATCCTATTGCATCTTCAGCAAAATAAATACCTACATTTTGAGAACGATCGCGAAAAATTTTATTCTTCAACGCCACTCTCATATAGTAAGATAGTCGCTTTGGTAGCCAATCAAGACATTCCCGTAATAAATTATCCCAACCATTAGGTAAATCATTAGCTAAACCACCAATTCTAAACCAAGCAGGGTGCATTCTAAATCCAGTAATTAATTCAATAACATCATAAATTTTCTGACGATCAGTAAATGCTAAAAATACAGGAGTCATAGCACCAACATCTTGCAAGAAAGTACTAATATATAAAAGATGACTATTTATACGAAATAATTCCGATAGCATTATTCGAATAACATTAACGCGATCTGGAACAACAATTCCTGCCATTTTCTCTACAGCTAATATGTAAGGCATTTCATTAATACAACCACCCAAATACTCTATACGATCAGTATAAGGAATATAACTGTGCCAAGATTGACGTTCACCCATTTTTTCAGCACCTCGGTGATGAAAACCTATATCAGGAACACAATCTACAATTTCTTCTCCTTTCAATTGTAAAACAATGCGAAACACACCATGAACTGAAGGATGATTAGGCCCTAAATTAAGAAACATAAAATCTTCTTTTTTAGTATTTCTCTTCATACCCCATTCTTCAGGTTTAAAAAGCAATGACGACATTTCTATATTTTCTTTATCTTTATCTAATGTAAAAAGAGGGAATTCAGTAGCACGAGCAGGATAATCTTTACGTAATGGAAAACCCTTCCAAGTATTTGGCATAAGAATGTGAGTTAAATGAGGATGTCCTTTAAAAATGATTCCAAACATTTCCCAGACTTCGCGTTCATACCAGTTAGCATTAACAAATAAATGTGTAATTGTTGGTAAATATAATGAATTTTGCAACAATGGTACTTTAATCATTATATCTTTATTTTGATTAACAGAGATAAGATAATAAAAGATAGTAAAATCAGATTTAGGCAAGTTTTCTCGATAAATACGTAATCTCTCATCAATACCATGCAAATCGTACAACATAACATGTGGTTTAAATATATTTTTAAAAAACTCTACAACACTAATTAGAATGTCACGATTCACCCAAATAATCGGCGTTTCAGTACAAATATTTTGCAGTGTAAAACTATATTCCCCAAATCTTTTACTTAATTCATAAATTATGAAATTAATATAATTGTCCATGTTATAAATATTTAATAAAAAACATTTTCACTACATATACCCACTCAATCATTTATAATGATACTCAACAAAACAAAAATCTTACAAAGAAAACCTAATCAATAACAATCGCACTCATAATTAATCATCTATTCAATTAATTACCTTACTCTCTACCCTATATACCACCTAATATTTTTAAATATTATCAGGAGATTGTAAATTAATTACAGAAATACGTTCACTATGTTTTCTTTCACGTTCAGATTTTATATGCATACGATATACATTTTGTTTACCTATGACCCAAGATAACGGACGACGTTCACTTTTGATATATTTTTTTAAAAGTAGCAATGCTTGAATATAAGATTCCGGGCGAGGAGGACATCCAGGTACATAAATATCCACGGGTATAATTTTATCTACACCCTGCACCACTGAATAAATATCATACATTCCACCAGAGCTAGCACATGCCCCCATCGCAATTACCCACTTAGGTTCTAACATTTGATTATATAATTTTTTAATAACAGGAGCCATTTTAATAAATGGAGTGCCAGCTATAACCATTAAATCCGATTGTCTAGGAGAAGCTCTAATTACCTCAGAACCAAAACGAGCTACATCATGTACAGAAGTAAAAGCCGTCACCATTTCCACATAACAACAAGATAATCCAAAATTATAAGGCCATATTGAATTACTTCGTCCCCAATTAACTATTTTATGTAACAAATCCGCTAACTTACTAAAATAGACATTATTTTTAATATTTTCTTCTAAATTATTTATTTTAACACTTGATTTTTTAGAAAAATCAAAATCATCACTCTTTTTTGACGTTACACGTGTAATAGAATAATCCATAACTTACGGCACCTATTATTAATCTTCATAACATAGTTAAATATTAACAACAGAAGACAAAATATAAAATATTTATTTTTACTCGTCAATTATACTTTGTATATTTATGCTTTGTATATTTATATTAACTTAATATGTAAAAAATATATACATACAAAAAAACAATAATTTTTAGTTACCTAAACATGATAATGGGTGTTTTCTTACCCAATTAAAAATGCCAAAATTAAACAAATAAATTAAACTTACAAATAAAACAAAAATAAAAACAGTTGATTCAATAAAACCAAGCCATCCCGCTTCACGAACCACGGTAGACCATGCATAAAGATACAAACTTTCTGCATCAAAAATTACAAAAATTGCAGATATCAAATAAAACTGAACAGAAAAATTTAACCTAGCGCTTCCAACAGAAGCTATACCAGATTCAAAAGGTGTATCATCTTCACGCTGTAAAGATCGTTCACCTAATAAAAAACCAAAAAATAACATCACCAAACAAATACTGATTGAACCAATAAAAAAAATAACCCAACCCCAATTACTTTGCATAAAAAATACTCTCATTATAACACTTAAATTTTAATATGCATTGTATCTATCTGCACATATTTTTACAATATCAAAATACCTTCTTGCATATATATTAATATTGAAATACATTAATCATAATAATTTTTATCTAATTATATCTGTATAACAAATATAAAAAATTAACTACTTAATTTAAAAAATATTAATACCCAATTTATTATAATAAAACGAATAATTACAGATAAGAATAACAATGCTATCTATAATTTATACACAACAGAAAATTATAATTTATTTAAAAACTTATGTCATATAAAAATACAATTTTTATCAAAACATCCTAAATTTTAAATATATATAATTATTTTACTAATTTTTATAAATACTCACTACCTATTTTATTAGTGACATGTAATGATATAAAACTATAACAATATAAAACAAACCGATATCTATCTATAACAATCATGAACAAACGATAATCACTACAAATCATATACAATGAACATAATTATCATCTTAACATAAAAATAATATTATTCAATCATATAATAGTTGTCACAAAAACAACAACAAAACAAAATATATGCATATTGCATAACAAAAACATAACTATCAAAAATCTCATTCATTAAAATAATGTATTATACAATAATCATAAAATACAAAACTTTGATCCTTTAGCATCTTTCTATATGCTTAGAACATACCAATTTCAAGACTGGAGATACTGTATAAAACGAACCAAACACCAAAATACAATCTTCAACATCAGCATCCTCTATAACTTGATTCCATGCACTAACAACATCTTTAAACTGAAAAATCATATTACTATCAATCTTCATAGCCAACTCTTCCGCGCAAGCCCCTAAAGTAGTATCTATTGATGCACAATACCAAATATCTACTAAATGCAACAAATAACTTAATGTCTTAGTAATATTTTTATGTGATAACATACCTACAACCGCTCTTAATTTACCTGTGAAATGAACAGCAATTAAACGCTTGGCTAAGTATTTAGCTGCATGAGGATTATGAGCCACATCTAAAATTACAAGTGGTTGTCGATTAATAATCTGAAAACGACCCAATACAATTGTATTATTTAATCCTTGTTGTATTGCTTTTTGAGATATTGACAACGGTAAACATCTAATTGCAGCAATTGCAGTAGCTGCATTATTTAATGGAATATGAGGTAACAACAATGATTTTAATATATAATTATTCGTCCACCAATGCCAAGTTTTCTTTTCTACACGATACCACCAGTCACGTTCTTTAATAAAAAGTAAAGCATGACGTTGTGCA
The DNA window shown above is from Blochmannia endosymbiont of Camponotus (Colobopsis) obliquus and carries:
- the nuoG gene encoding NADH-quinone oxidoreductase subunit NuoG, translated to MGVINIDGKNYDIMDESTNLLAVCLSLGFNIPYFCWHPVLGSVGACRQCAIKHYVNNDVHQGKLIMSCMTPVSNGMCVSLYDEEIKRFRRNIIELLMINHPHDCPICEEGGNCHLQDMTVMAGQNSRRYRFKKRTYHNQYLGPFISHEMNRCITCYRCVRYYKDYADGKDFGVYGTHDQIYFGRIQDGMLENEFSGNLIEICPTGVFTDKTQSHHYARKWDIQFSPSVCHQCSVGCNIIIGERYGELCRIENRYNSVVNGYFLCDRGRFGCDYVNLKNRPKKPVYKKNVDNWVILSAEKAVKIATNFLKNGHSTIIGIGSSRASIESNFALRELVGQDNFYAGVHKGELNRLKLILNILYSSGVYTPSLQEIESYDAIVILGEDLTHTAARIALAVRQAVKRKSKAIASFNKIAEWHASAVMNVGCNAKYPLFITNIDCTQLDDISSWTYYATIDEQARFGFAIAHALDNSAPKVNDFDPVLQKKLNMIVRALIKSNKPLIISGSNAGSDFVIAAAANIAKSLKKIGKNVGLTFVVADANSIGLGMMDTCGSLDDALDNMQHGLIDCVILLENNPYRYAISQSVDQAFGKIKKLIILDHQHYSFHKKADLFLPSTTFAESNGTLINQECRAQRFFKCYQPDFYDRDVIALESWRWLNLIRSSYLNNDNLKWLCFDHALDAIIKEMPQFTDIKKVAPSASFRVHGRKLARSSHRCSGRTVMGASINDYDSYVPQDVDSMFTFSMEGNVDYCSLSYNHVAFAWAPGWNSSQVWNKFKNELNSHAHFVSNGIRFLSISNIQLNWFDIVPSKYVFNKNDNWCIVPYWYLFGSEEMSQRSIFIQKCMPLPCVVLNTEDANYIGISDKMLLSFCCSGQELRLPVKFSSFLSRGCLGLPLGFPGFPMSFLGMKVNQLQGILL
- the nuoH gene encoding NADH-quinone oxidoreductase subunit NuoH, giving the protein MNCLLSSVTENCLLIKRSIITLVVIFVSGAYLSFFERRLLGLFQNRYGPNRVGWGGSLQLLADLIKIIFKEDWIPPFADRFIFVLAPVISFVSLLVIIIIIPVTSTWIIADFNIGILFFLMMSGLTVYSVLLAGWSSNNKYSLIGAIRATAQTLSYEIFLGLSLMGVVSQSGSLHLNVIVNKQTDLWNVVPQFFGFITFFLAGIAICHRHPFDQPEAEQELASGYHIEYSGIKFSLFFISEYIGIINISALVVTLFFGGWLGPWLPPFFWFILKVIFFVILFILVRASLPRPRYDQVMKMAWKICLPLTLCNLLFTAFIILYINK
- the nuoF gene encoding NADH-quinone oxidoreductase subunit NuoF codes for the protein MNFIYPRTPETHPLTWRMREDDQPVWLKEYQSKNGYVSIRKILKYMQHDEVVALIKNSGLRGRGGAGFFTGVKWSLMPSAYTMGDIRYLLCNADEMEPGTYKDRFLMERLPHLLIEGILIAGYAIQAVCSYIFLRYEYVNVSLYLLRAIQEAIDIGLIGTNILGSGFNFKIYLHTGAGRYICGEETALINSLEGKRPIPRAKPPFPATVGLWGKPTCINNVETLCNLPAIVEHGINWYKNISAKKSQDTGTKLMGFSGRVNNPGVWELPFGTSAREILEDYAGGMCAGLHLKAWQPGGASTAFFTYDHLDINMDFDTVSIAGSRLGTAIAMVVDHEMSMVSLVRNLEEFFARESCGWCTPCRDGLPWIVKLLMSLEEKTGHPGDVKILEELCFILGPGKTFCAHAPGAIEPLQSALKYFMEEFEEGISSDFIIKLRHTDDV
- the nuoK gene encoding NADH-quinone oxidoreductase subunit NuoK, giving the protein MIPLSHALILVGLLFIIGLTGVIIRRNLFFILLGLEIMINATAFAFVVVSTYLNQVDGHIMYILVITLSAIKASICLTVVLRLYRHYQILDVDKISEMYG
- the nuoL gene encoding NADH-quinone oxidoreductase subunit L, whose protein sequence is MNLIYLTVLFPLLGFLSLSFCNNLWKEKISSIIGIGSIGFSGLVTVYIVIDYFNHVTSMNKYVQSLWVWISVDHLHIPVSFMIDGLSLVMLSVVIGVSFLVHIYASWYMQGDAGYSRFFAYMNLFVANMIILVLADNLLLMYLGWEGVGLCSYLLIGFYYTNVLHGLAALKAFIITRISDILLIYGLFILYNQFGTLNFSDLSLLVFQKKEEASLCITWAVLLLLSGSIGKSAQFPLQIWLTDAMVAPSPVSALIHAATMVTSGVYLISRTHALFLVSVNILEFVAVIGSITLIISSVSALVQNDLKRILAYSTISQVGYMFLSLGVQGWYAAMFHLVTHAVFKALLFLASGSLIVACRNERNIFKMGGLYKSMPLIYICFIIGGLSLSAFPIITSGFYSKEAILHSIIFVYSNHGIFMIIGLLGSFLTSIYTFRMIFLIFHGKKKIEVCTNYDFRHNFPLIILLIFSTFIGSWIKLPLSGVLPINHSDVNSYLFLNLASSIIIILGICLAGILWFLPNNVLYIKYREMISKFFLTLFYCFDLLNWLYKQLFVKSYLFITRLLSQDPLNIIINSVIILIRFLSCLLVLNENGQVRWYALMTSWGALIVIAMLFFL
- the nuoI gene encoding NADH-quinone oxidoreductase subunit NuoI, translated to MFEFYKFKDFFKSILTILHSIWSTGLHIFNKRETIMYPDVPLHLSPRFRGRIVLTRNSDGNERCVACNLCSVACPVSCISLKKSENNQGRWYPEFFRINFSRCIFCGMCEEACPTMAIQLIPDCEMGEFERQDLVYEKKNLLISGPGKYRGYDFYHTTGMAIQGKLKGEGKHETSPVDVKSLLP